A single window of Streptomyces sp. NBC_00464 DNA harbors:
- a CDS encoding TetR family transcriptional regulator, protein MTAEARPASPPLTERQEARRRRILHASAQLASRGGFEAVQMREVAEAAGVALGTLYRYFPSKVHLLVATMQDQLQHLHGTLRKRPPAGNDAAERVADTLMGAFRAMQREPHLADAMVRALTFADRSVSPEVDTVSRLTTAIILDAMGIEHPTPEQLSAVRVIEHTWHSALITWLSGRASIAQVKIDIETVCRLIDLTAPDPAP, encoded by the coding sequence ATGACAGCGGAAGCCAGACCGGCATCGCCGCCCCTGACGGAACGCCAGGAGGCCCGCCGCCGCCGCATCCTGCACGCCAGCGCCCAGCTCGCCAGCCGGGGCGGTTTCGAGGCCGTCCAGATGCGCGAGGTGGCGGAGGCCGCCGGGGTCGCCCTGGGCACCCTGTACCGCTACTTCCCCTCCAAGGTCCATCTGCTGGTCGCCACCATGCAGGACCAGCTCCAGCACCTGCACGGGACGCTCCGCAAACGGCCCCCGGCCGGGAACGACGCGGCGGAGCGGGTCGCCGACACCCTGATGGGGGCCTTCCGCGCGATGCAGCGCGAACCGCATCTGGCGGATGCCATGGTCCGCGCCCTGACGTTCGCGGACCGCAGCGTGAGCCCCGAGGTGGACACGGTCTCGCGGCTCACGACGGCGATCATCCTGGACGCGATGGGGATCGAACACCCGACGCCCGAGCAGCTCTCGGCCGTCCGGGTCATCGAGCACACCTGGCACTCGGCGCTGATCACCTGGCTGTCGGGCCGGGCCTCGATCGCACAGGTGAAGATAGACATCGAGACGGTGTGCCGGCTGATCGACCTGACGGCACCGGATCCGGCCCCCTGA
- a CDS encoding glycosyltransferase family 4 protein, translated as MTAEAIESGPRTGVDTSDTGAAGDRPLRIALLTYKGNPYCGGQGVYVRHLARELARLGHSVEVIGAQPYPVLDEGVPLTELPSLDLYRQPDPFRTPKRGEYRDWIDAAEVATMWTGGFPEPLTFSLRVRRHLAARRGEFDVIHDNQTLGYGLLADLGAPLVTTIHHPITVDRQLDLDAAPTRRRRASVRRWYAFTRMQKRVARKLPSVLTVSGSSKQEIVDHLGVRPNRVRVVHIGADTDLWSPDPAVAEVPGRIVTTSSADVPLKGLVHLVEALAKLRTENPAAHLVVVGRRAEDGPVAQAIERHGLGDAVEFVKGISDTELVDLVRGAQIACVPSLYEGFSLPAAEAMATGTPLVATTGGAIPEVAGPDGETCLAVPPADAGALADALGRLLGDPELRARLGAAGRERVLARFTWKQAAIGTAALYREAIAARAATGPGGRR; from the coding sequence GTGACCGCTGAGGCCATAGAGTCGGGCCCCCGTACGGGCGTCGATACGTCGGACACGGGAGCGGCCGGTGACCGGCCCCTGCGCATCGCACTCCTCACCTACAAGGGCAACCCCTACTGCGGCGGCCAGGGCGTCTACGTACGCCACCTCGCCCGGGAGCTCGCCCGCCTCGGCCACAGCGTCGAGGTGATCGGCGCCCAGCCCTACCCCGTGCTCGACGAGGGCGTCCCGCTCACCGAGCTGCCGAGCCTGGACCTCTACCGGCAGCCCGACCCGTTCCGCACCCCGAAGCGCGGCGAGTACCGGGACTGGATCGACGCCGCCGAGGTCGCCACCATGTGGACCGGCGGCTTCCCCGAACCGCTCACCTTCAGCCTGCGGGTCCGGCGCCATCTCGCCGCCCGGCGCGGCGAGTTCGACGTCATCCACGACAACCAGACGCTCGGCTACGGGCTCCTCGCCGACCTCGGCGCCCCGCTCGTCACCACGATCCACCACCCCATCACCGTGGACCGGCAGCTCGACCTGGACGCGGCGCCGACCCGCCGCCGCCGCGCCTCCGTACGCCGCTGGTACGCCTTCACCCGCATGCAGAAGCGGGTCGCGCGCAAGCTGCCGTCCGTGCTCACCGTCTCCGGCTCCTCCAAGCAGGAGATCGTCGACCACCTGGGCGTGCGCCCGAACCGGGTCCGCGTCGTGCACATCGGCGCCGACACCGACCTGTGGTCGCCCGATCCCGCCGTCGCCGAGGTGCCCGGCCGGATCGTCACCACCTCCAGCGCCGACGTCCCGCTCAAGGGCCTCGTCCACCTCGTCGAGGCGCTCGCCAAGCTCCGTACCGAGAACCCCGCCGCCCACCTCGTGGTCGTCGGCCGCCGGGCCGAGGACGGGCCGGTCGCCCAGGCCATCGAACGGCACGGGCTCGGGGACGCCGTCGAGTTCGTCAAGGGCATCAGCGACACCGAACTCGTCGACCTGGTGCGCGGCGCCCAGATCGCCTGCGTGCCCTCGCTGTACGAGGGTTTCTCGCTGCCCGCCGCCGAGGCCATGGCCACCGGCACCCCGCTCGTCGCCACCACCGGCGGTGCGATCCCCGAGGTCGCGGGCCCGGACGGCGAGACCTGTCTGGCCGTCCCGCCCGCCGACGCCGGGGCCCTGGCCGACGCGCTGGGCCGGCTGCTCGGCGACCCGGAGCTGCGCGCGCGGCTCGGGGCCGCGGGACGCGAACGGGTCCTCGCCCGGTTCACCTGGAAGCAGGCGGCGATCGGCACCGCCGCGCTCTACCGGGAGGCGATCGCGGCCCGCGCCGCCACCGGCCCCGGCGGCCGACGGTGA
- a CDS encoding class I SAM-dependent methyltransferase, with translation MLTVDFTRFPLAAGDRVLDLGCGAGRHAFECYRRGAQVVALDQNGEEIREVAKWFAAMKEAGEAPEGATATAMEGDALNLPFPDESFDVVIISEVMEHIPDDKGVLAEMVRVLKPGGRIAITVPRYGPEKVCWTLSDAYHEVEGGHIRIYKADELLGKIRGAGLKPYGSHHAHALHSPYWWLKCAFGVDNDKALPVRAYHKLLVWDIMKKPAVTRVAEQLLNPVVGKSFVAYATKPHLPAARAAGAPVQADDSAKAEA, from the coding sequence GTGCTGACCGTGGACTTCACCCGCTTCCCGCTCGCCGCAGGCGACCGAGTGCTCGACCTGGGCTGCGGCGCCGGACGCCACGCCTTCGAGTGCTACCGGCGCGGCGCCCAGGTCGTGGCTCTCGACCAGAACGGCGAGGAGATCCGCGAGGTCGCGAAGTGGTTCGCCGCGATGAAGGAGGCCGGGGAGGCGCCCGAGGGTGCCACCGCCACCGCGATGGAGGGCGACGCGCTCAACCTGCCGTTCCCCGACGAGTCCTTCGACGTCGTGATCATCTCCGAGGTCATGGAGCACATCCCCGACGACAAGGGCGTGCTCGCCGAGATGGTCCGGGTCCTCAAGCCCGGCGGCCGGATCGCGATCACCGTGCCGCGTTACGGCCCCGAGAAGGTCTGCTGGACGCTCTCCGACGCGTACCACGAGGTCGAGGGCGGCCACATCCGCATCTACAAGGCCGACGAGCTGCTGGGCAAGATCCGCGGCGCCGGCCTCAAGCCGTACGGCAGCCATCACGCGCACGCCCTGCACTCGCCGTACTGGTGGCTCAAGTGTGCTTTCGGCGTCGACAACGACAAGGCGCTGCCGGTGCGGGCGTACCACAAGCTTCTCGTCTGGGACATCATGAAGAAGCCGGCGGTCACCCGGGTCGCCGAGCAGCTGCTCAACCCGGTCGTCGGCAAGAGCTTCGTGGCCTACGCGACCAAGCCGCACCTGCCCGCCGCCCGCGCCGCCGGGGCCCCCGTGCAGGCCGACGACTCCGCCAAGGCCGAGGCGTGA
- a CDS encoding prenyltransferase — translation MSLPERTEHLVLPGVLTAGEAAQTVAAVLAVQCDDGAIPWFRGHHLDPWDHTEAAMALDASGEHAAAERAYDWLARNQNEDGSWYAAYHDGDPQQPTDRGLETNFCAYVAVGVWHHYLATGDDAFVDRMWPTVFAAIEFVLRLQQPGGQIGWKQEADGTQVTDALLTGSSSIYQALRCALALAESREEPQPDWELATGALGHAIRSHPERFLDKSHYSMDWYYPVLGGALGGPAATRRIEEGWDRFVVPDLGVRCVLPNPWVTGGESCELALALWVMGESDRALEILQSIQHLRDGGGMYWTGYVFEGNRAFWPEEHTAWTAGSLLLAVAALGGDEATTAVFSGERLPKGLEPDCCG, via the coding sequence GTGAGTCTTCCCGAGCGGACCGAACACCTCGTCCTGCCCGGAGTGCTCACCGCCGGGGAGGCGGCACAGACCGTCGCGGCCGTGCTCGCCGTGCAGTGCGACGACGGCGCGATTCCGTGGTTCCGAGGCCACCACCTCGACCCGTGGGACCACACCGAGGCTGCCATGGCCCTGGACGCGTCCGGCGAGCACGCCGCCGCGGAACGCGCGTACGACTGGCTCGCCCGCAACCAGAACGAGGACGGTTCCTGGTACGCGGCCTACCACGACGGCGACCCGCAGCAGCCGACCGACCGCGGCCTGGAGACCAACTTCTGCGCCTATGTGGCCGTCGGCGTCTGGCACCACTACCTCGCCACCGGTGACGACGCGTTCGTCGACCGGATGTGGCCGACGGTCTTCGCCGCCATCGAGTTCGTCCTGCGGCTCCAGCAGCCCGGCGGGCAGATCGGCTGGAAGCAGGAGGCCGACGGCACCCAGGTGACGGACGCGCTGCTGACCGGCTCCTCCTCCATCTACCAGGCCCTGCGCTGCGCGCTCGCCCTCGCCGAGAGTCGCGAAGAGCCGCAGCCCGACTGGGAGTTGGCGACCGGGGCGCTGGGGCACGCGATCCGCAGCCACCCGGAGCGCTTCCTCGACAAGAGCCACTACTCCATGGACTGGTACTACCCGGTCCTCGGCGGCGCGCTCGGCGGACCGGCTGCCACGCGGCGGATCGAGGAGGGCTGGGACCGTTTCGTCGTCCCGGACCTCGGGGTGCGCTGTGTGCTGCCCAACCCGTGGGTGACCGGCGGCGAGAGCTGCGAACTCGCCCTGGCCCTCTGGGTGATGGGCGAGTCCGACCGGGCCCTGGAGATCCTCCAGTCCATCCAGCACCTGCGGGACGGGGGCGGGATGTACTGGACGGGTTACGTCTTCGAGGGGAACCGGGCGTTCTGGCCCGAGGAGCACACTGCGTGGACCGCCGGATCCCTTCTGCTGGCGGTGGCCGCGCTCGGGGGGGACGAGGCGACCACCGCGGTCTTCAGCGGGGAACGGCTGCCGAAGGGGCTGGAGCCGGACTGCTGCGGCTGA
- a CDS encoding maleylpyruvate isomerase family mycothiol-dependent enzyme — protein MTLLTHERYCDEIVLRTEALRAAVRGADLDANVPTCPAWTLRDLAVHVGGAQRWAGEIVRTRATEALEDEQVPSFTPDGDDPAVLDDWLADGAARTAETLRKAGPGLKAWSWYRQDQSAGFWARRMAIETVVHQADAALTAKVPYEMAADLAADTIDEWLQFVAGAQAEGDSEAVELRGAGRSIHLHATDVPDAEWLIEFGEDGFTWRRAHGKATVALRGPLTDLMLVFNRRLAPDSDRVELLGDAELLDFWLARSSFG, from the coding sequence ATGACCCTTCTCACGCATGAGCGCTACTGCGACGAAATCGTCCTGAGGACCGAAGCGTTGAGGGCGGCGGTCAGGGGCGCGGACCTCGACGCGAACGTCCCGACCTGCCCGGCGTGGACGCTGCGCGACCTCGCCGTCCACGTCGGCGGCGCGCAGCGCTGGGCCGGCGAGATCGTGCGTACCCGGGCCACCGAGGCACTTGAGGACGAGCAGGTGCCGTCGTTCACGCCCGACGGCGACGACCCCGCCGTGCTGGATGATTGGCTGGCGGACGGGGCGGCGCGGACCGCCGAGACGCTGCGAAAGGCGGGCCCCGGGCTGAAGGCATGGTCCTGGTACCGCCAGGACCAGAGCGCGGGCTTCTGGGCGCGGCGCATGGCGATCGAGACGGTCGTCCACCAGGCGGACGCGGCCCTGACCGCGAAGGTGCCCTACGAGATGGCGGCCGACCTGGCAGCGGACACGATTGACGAGTGGCTTCAGTTCGTCGCCGGCGCCCAGGCCGAGGGCGACTCCGAGGCCGTGGAACTGCGCGGAGCCGGCCGCTCCATCCACCTGCACGCCACCGACGTACCGGACGCCGAGTGGCTGATCGAGTTCGGCGAGGACGGCTTCACCTGGCGCCGCGCGCACGGGAAGGCGACCGTGGCGCTGCGGGGCCCGCTGACTGACCTGATGCTGGTCTTCAACCGCCGCCTCGCCCCGGACAGCGACCGGGTCGAGCTGCTCGGCGACGCGGAGCTGCTGGACTTCTGGCTGGCCCGGTCCTCCTTCGGCTGA
- a CDS encoding PHP domain-containing protein has product MDPVRALERIAFLLERDRGDTYRVQAFRTAARTVAAMADGEAVERVTNGSLERVKGIGPRTAQVIREAVAGQTPAYLERLETETARRGPLAEGGERLLGLLRGDCHLHSDWSDGGSTIEEMGRTAAELGHDWAVLTDHSPRLTVAHGLSPERLRQQLDVVAELNERWAPFRLLTGIECDIHLDGSLDQEEELLERLDLVVVSVHSKLRMDPGPMTRRMVAAVRHPQANVLGHCTGRLITGRGRPESRFDADEVFAACAESGTAVEINSRPERLDPPRRLLRQAVDAGTLFAVDTDAHAPGQLDWQIHGCARAEECGVPAERVVTTWTADELLGWTREGRLPARAAQTEP; this is encoded by the coding sequence ATGGACCCGGTCCGGGCCCTGGAGCGGATCGCCTTCCTGCTGGAGCGCGACAGGGGCGACACCTACCGCGTCCAGGCCTTCCGCACCGCCGCCCGCACCGTGGCGGCGATGGCCGACGGTGAGGCTGTGGAGCGGGTCACGAACGGCTCCCTGGAACGGGTCAAGGGCATCGGCCCCCGCACCGCCCAGGTGATCCGCGAGGCCGTCGCCGGGCAGACGCCCGCCTATCTGGAGCGGCTGGAGACGGAGACCGCGCGGCGCGGCCCGCTCGCCGAGGGCGGTGAACGGCTGCTCGGCCTGCTGCGCGGCGACTGCCATCTGCACTCCGACTGGTCGGACGGCGGCAGCACCATCGAGGAGATGGGCCGTACGGCGGCGGAGCTCGGCCACGACTGGGCGGTACTCACCGACCACTCGCCCCGGCTGACGGTGGCCCACGGGCTCTCGCCCGAGCGGCTGCGGCAGCAGCTCGACGTGGTGGCCGAACTCAACGAGCGCTGGGCGCCGTTCCGGCTGCTGACCGGCATCGAGTGCGACATCCACCTCGACGGCTCCCTCGACCAGGAGGAGGAGCTGCTGGAACGGCTGGACCTCGTCGTGGTGTCCGTGCACTCCAAGCTGCGGATGGACCCCGGCCCGATGACCCGTCGAATGGTGGCCGCCGTCCGCCACCCGCAGGCGAACGTCCTCGGCCACTGCACCGGGCGCCTGATCACCGGCCGGGGCCGCCCGGAGTCCCGGTTCGACGCGGACGAGGTCTTCGCCGCCTGTGCCGAGTCGGGCACGGCGGTGGAGATCAACAGCAGGCCCGAGCGGCTGGACCCGCCCCGGCGGCTGCTGCGTCAAGCCGTGGACGCGGGCACGCTGTTCGCCGTGGACACCGACGCGCACGCACCCGGACAGCTCGACTGGCAGATCCACGGCTGCGCCCGCGCCGAGGAGTGCGGCGTCCCGGCGGAGCGGGTCGTCACGACATGGACGGCGGACGAGCTGCTCGGCTGGACGCGGGAGGGCCGGCTGCCCGCCCGTGCGGCTCAGACAGAGCCCTGA
- a CDS encoding helix-turn-helix domain-containing protein translates to MSTDFQTARDALGARLRELRVSGPEGRLTGPQLGERLGWPHSKIYKLENGRQTATAADLSAWAEATGRPDAVADLHSRLKGLESHVRSWRRQLATGHRPVQDAITAEHARTTTLYVWENALIPGMVQTPDYARAVFTRHAQLMRSPRDTEEAVRARVRRQEALYDSGKRHRIIMWEGALRALVCPPAVLTAQLDRLSGLTGLDTVELGIVPFAAPLKIHPANGFWIYDDRLVVVEDWHAELWIDDADSIAVYQRTWALLRESAMFGVDAQQIISQVQRNSQGVAAPQLRRPASPV, encoded by the coding sequence GTGAGCACAGACTTCCAAACGGCACGAGACGCCCTCGGCGCACGGCTCCGGGAGCTTCGGGTCTCGGGCCCCGAGGGCCGGCTCACCGGTCCGCAGCTGGGCGAACGGCTCGGCTGGCCGCACTCCAAGATCTACAAGTTGGAGAACGGGCGGCAGACCGCGACCGCCGCCGACCTCTCAGCATGGGCGGAAGCCACCGGCCGGCCCGACGCCGTGGCCGACCTTCACTCACGCCTCAAGGGCCTTGAATCCCACGTCAGGTCTTGGCGACGCCAACTCGCCACGGGGCACCGCCCCGTCCAGGACGCGATCACCGCCGAGCACGCCCGGACCACCACCCTGTACGTCTGGGAGAACGCCCTCATTCCCGGGATGGTGCAGACTCCGGACTACGCCCGCGCCGTGTTCACCCGTCATGCCCAGTTGATGCGCTCCCCCAGGGACACCGAAGAAGCCGTACGGGCCCGGGTGCGACGCCAGGAAGCGCTGTACGACTCCGGGAAGCGGCACCGGATCATCATGTGGGAAGGGGCGTTGCGAGCCCTCGTATGCCCCCCTGCGGTGCTGACTGCCCAGCTCGACCGACTGTCCGGCCTCACCGGCCTCGACACGGTGGAGTTGGGGATCGTCCCGTTCGCCGCACCGCTGAAGATCCATCCCGCGAACGGGTTCTGGATCTATGACGACAGGCTGGTCGTCGTCGAGGACTGGCACGCGGAACTCTGGATAGACGACGCCGACAGCATCGCCGTCTACCAGCGCACATGGGCTCTACTACGCGAATCGGCCATGTTCGGCGTGGACGCCCAACAGATCATCTCGCAGGTCCAGCGCAACAGCCAGGGCGTCGCCGCGCCGCAACTCCGTCGCCCCGCCTCCCCGGTATGA